Proteins encoded in a region of the Corynebacterium genitalium ATCC 33030 genome:
- the hemC gene encoding hydroxymethylbilane synthase, with protein sequence MTETLRVATRGSKLATTQAGHIRDALISAGHSAELTIVTTAGDMSQAPVERIGVGVFTTAIRQALFDGEADVAVHSFKDLPTAHEPRTHLIIPVREDRREALIARDGLKLADLPSGARVGTSAPRRIAQLRAKRPDLDIHPLRGNIESRMGRVTSGELDAVVLAYAGMSRVGLGERATEVFAPEDFMPAPAQGALAVECRAEDAQAVAAIDTLVDDFATRCALTERFVLATLEAGCTAPVAASAVLDGDEITVRGGVFALDGSAQLVREASGTDPREVGQACAQQLFDAGAAQFL encoded by the coding sequence GTGACAGAGACGTTGAGAGTAGCCACGCGCGGGTCCAAGCTCGCTACGACCCAGGCCGGACACATTCGCGATGCGTTGATCAGCGCAGGACACAGCGCTGAGTTGACCATCGTCACCACCGCGGGCGACATGTCGCAAGCCCCTGTGGAGCGCATCGGGGTCGGCGTGTTCACCACCGCTATCCGCCAGGCGCTTTTCGACGGTGAAGCTGACGTCGCCGTCCACTCCTTCAAAGACCTTCCCACCGCTCACGAACCGCGCACGCACCTGATCATTCCTGTGCGGGAGGACCGCCGTGAAGCACTGATTGCCCGCGACGGCCTGAAACTGGCCGACTTGCCCAGCGGCGCCCGCGTGGGCACCTCCGCACCCCGGCGCATCGCTCAGCTGCGTGCGAAACGCCCTGATCTGGACATTCACCCGTTGAGGGGGAACATCGAGTCGCGCATGGGGCGCGTGACCAGCGGTGAGCTCGACGCTGTGGTGCTCGCCTACGCAGGCATGTCCCGCGTCGGCCTCGGCGAGCGCGCCACCGAAGTCTTCGCACCGGAGGACTTCATGCCCGCACCTGCCCAAGGTGCGCTTGCCGTGGAGTGCCGGGCGGAGGATGCGCAGGCGGTCGCAGCGATCGACACGCTTGTCGACGACTTTGCCACCCGCTGCGCCCTGACCGAACGCTTCGTTCTTGCGACCTTGGAAGCTGGCTGCACCGCGCCCGTCGCGGCGTCTGCGGTCCTCGACGGAGATGAGATCACGGTGCGCGGCGGCGTGTTCGCTCTCGACGGCTCCGCCCAACTCGTGCGCGAAGCTAGCGGCACAGATCCGCGCGAGGTGGGCCAAGCGTGCGCCCAGCAACTTTTCGACGCAGGAGCAGCCCAATTCCTCTAA
- a CDS encoding glutamyl-tRNA reductase: protein MSVLVVGMSHRSAPVALLERLSMDNAVQEQTARALLEQPSISEAMTISTCNRMEVYAVTNAFHTGVNDVLGVLSEFSGVELAQLRGYLYVRYADAAAKHLMRVAAGLDSMVVGEQQIIGQVRSAYQDAADRGTIGPALHALVQSALHAGKRVHTETDIDDAGSSMVTAALDEAMRLKGLTPDASLEGHSALVLGAGAMSSLAATDLGKRGVSKLIIANRTRSRAERLAEHARAAGVTAEVVDFSARAGALSRVDIAVSATASDGFTITPEDIPGPALLVDLSLPRDIDDAVAELPGVSLINIEALHEALKHSADSPMCPELDARGQAEDIVATELAAYATEQRVRDVAPMVTELRVTAAETAQTELDKLRSRLPGLDDGEFGEVERAVRRIVDKLLHNPTVKIKELAGTQSKVSYEIAIEELFGLTGGKDTRTGLAGDDGTHYEKSSLAGFCERESQ from the coding sequence GTGAGTGTTCTCGTGGTGGGCATGTCCCACCGCTCGGCGCCCGTCGCGCTGCTGGAGCGGCTCAGCATGGACAACGCCGTGCAGGAGCAGACTGCACGCGCTCTTCTTGAGCAACCCAGCATCAGCGAAGCCATGACCATCTCCACCTGCAACAGGATGGAGGTCTACGCCGTCACCAACGCGTTCCACACCGGTGTCAACGACGTGCTGGGTGTGCTCAGCGAATTCTCGGGCGTGGAGTTGGCACAGCTGCGGGGATACCTCTATGTCCGCTATGCCGACGCCGCGGCGAAGCACCTCATGCGCGTCGCCGCCGGTTTGGACTCCATGGTGGTGGGGGAGCAGCAGATCATCGGCCAGGTCCGCTCCGCCTACCAGGACGCCGCAGACCGTGGCACGATCGGCCCGGCGCTGCACGCGCTAGTCCAGTCTGCTTTGCACGCCGGTAAACGCGTCCACACCGAGACAGATATCGATGACGCTGGTTCCTCCATGGTCACCGCTGCCCTCGACGAAGCAATGCGGCTGAAGGGACTGACCCCCGACGCGTCTCTGGAAGGGCACTCGGCACTGGTTCTTGGAGCCGGCGCAATGAGCTCTTTGGCCGCCACGGACCTGGGTAAACGCGGGGTGAGCAAGCTGATCATTGCGAACCGCACCCGCTCGCGCGCCGAACGGCTTGCCGAGCACGCCCGCGCAGCCGGTGTGACCGCCGAGGTGGTGGATTTTTCTGCCCGCGCCGGAGCACTGTCACGGGTGGACATTGCGGTCTCCGCGACCGCGAGCGACGGCTTCACCATCACCCCGGAGGACATTCCCGGGCCCGCGCTGCTGGTCGATCTGTCCCTGCCGCGCGACATCGACGACGCGGTCGCCGAGCTGCCCGGTGTCAGCCTCATCAACATCGAGGCCTTGCACGAGGCTCTCAAGCACTCCGCCGATTCTCCGATGTGCCCGGAGCTCGATGCCCGCGGGCAGGCCGAGGACATCGTCGCCACGGAGCTGGCCGCCTATGCAACCGAGCAGCGTGTGCGCGATGTCGCCCCTATGGTCACCGAACTGCGCGTCACCGCCGCTGAGACCGCCCAGACTGAGCTGGACAAATTGCGCTCCCGCCTGCCCGGATTGGATGACGGGGAGTTCGGGGAAGTGGAACGGGCGGTGCGCAGGATCGTCGATAAGCTCTTGCATAATCCGACCGTGAAGATCAAAGAGCTAGCGGGCACGCAGTCGAAGGTGAGTTACGAAATCGCCATCGAGGAGCTGTTCGGCCTCACCGGCGGCAAAGATACGCGCACCGGGCTCGCAGGCGACGACGGCACTCATTATGAGAAGAGCTCGCTTGCCGGGTTTTGTGAAAGGGAAAGCCAGTGA
- a CDS encoding glutaredoxin family protein: protein MGAVAEVELMVRSTCGSCERVAAQIAPVVAEAGARLSLVDVDAHPGLAIEFGDRVPVVVIDGEEFACWEVDNAELAAELARGGQVDSR from the coding sequence ATGGGTGCAGTAGCTGAGGTTGAACTAATGGTCCGCTCCACATGCGGCTCGTGCGAGCGCGTGGCGGCGCAGATCGCGCCCGTGGTGGCGGAAGCGGGAGCGCGTCTTTCGCTTGTCGACGTCGACGCCCACCCTGGCCTAGCCATCGAATTCGGTGACCGAGTTCCCGTCGTGGTCATCGACGGTGAAGAGTTCGCCTGCTGGGAAGTCGATAACGCGGAACTGGCTGCGGAACTCGCCCGTGGCGGGCAGGTAGACTCGCGCTAG
- a CDS encoding HAD family hydrolase, producing the protein MSGNLRRYLEETALPPIDDAHQRTAGEAAASAASSTVGQSAERVTEPDPDIPQHATAAAFFDVDNTLIQGNSLIALGYQLFKRGFLTLSEIFPYLVAQGRYRLFGAELPDAIAQGREKALSFITGWSVSELRDLCAELVDAHLIARTYTGTRELASMHINAGEQVWLVSATPVQVGQILAERLGFTGALGTVAEEEDGQFTGRLVGDILHGPGKAHAVAALAKAQGLNLEECTAYSDSANDIPMLSMVGTPVAINPDSTLRKHAAKHGWLIRDYRPVRRVFLSVLVPLGAVAGIGGALAWRRRRKR; encoded by the coding sequence TTGAGCGGCAATCTGCGGCGCTACCTTGAGGAGACTGCGCTTCCGCCTATCGACGACGCCCACCAGCGCACCGCAGGCGAAGCCGCCGCCTCCGCCGCATCCTCGACCGTAGGCCAGAGCGCTGAGCGCGTCACCGAGCCCGACCCGGACATCCCGCAGCACGCGACCGCCGCTGCATTCTTCGATGTAGACAACACCCTGATCCAGGGAAATTCGCTCATCGCACTGGGATACCAGCTGTTCAAGCGCGGATTTTTGACGCTGAGCGAGATCTTCCCGTATCTCGTGGCTCAAGGCCGGTACCGTTTGTTCGGCGCGGAGCTGCCAGACGCGATCGCGCAGGGCCGTGAGAAAGCGCTGAGCTTCATCACGGGGTGGAGCGTGAGCGAACTGCGCGACCTGTGCGCAGAGCTTGTCGACGCTCACTTGATCGCCCGCACCTACACCGGCACCCGCGAACTCGCCTCGATGCACATCAACGCCGGTGAGCAAGTGTGGCTCGTGTCCGCAACACCCGTGCAGGTCGGGCAAATTCTGGCTGAGCGCCTCGGTTTCACCGGCGCCCTGGGCACCGTTGCAGAGGAAGAGGACGGACAGTTCACCGGCCGTCTCGTCGGCGATATCCTCCACGGCCCGGGTAAGGCGCACGCCGTGGCTGCTCTGGCAAAGGCACAGGGGCTCAACTTGGAGGAGTGCACCGCCTACTCCGACTCCGCCAATGACATTCCCATGCTGTCCATGGTGGGCACCCCCGTGGCCATCAACCCCGACAGCACATTGAGAAAGCACGCCGCGAAACACGGCTGGCTCATCCGGGACTACCGCCCGGTGCGCCGGGTGTTCCTCAGCGTGCTTGTCCCCTTAGGCGCCGTAGCCGGCATTGGTGGCGCGCTGGCGTGGCGCCGCCGCCGGAAGCGCTAG
- a CDS encoding 30S ribosomal protein bS22 — protein MGSVIKKRRKRMSKKKHRKMLRRTRVQRRKLGK, from the coding sequence ATGGGCTCTGTGATCAAGAAGCGCCGTAAGCGCATGTCCAAGAAGAAGCACCGCAAGATGCTGCGCCGTACGCGCGTTCAGCGTCGCAAACTGGGCAAGTAA
- a CDS encoding helix-turn-helix domain-containing protein: MATEDKGKFLTVAEVAEIMRVSKMTVYRLVHSGELPAVRVGRSFRVNENAVNEYLDSSVYDVDSDVS, translated from the coding sequence ATGGCAACTGAAGATAAAGGCAAGTTCCTGACCGTCGCTGAGGTCGCTGAGATCATGCGCGTTTCCAAGATGACGGTCTACCGTCTGGTCCACTCCGGCGAGCTGCCGGCAGTGCGCGTGGGCCGTTCGTTCCGCGTGAATGAGAACGCCGTCAACGAGTACCTGGATTCCTCGGTCTACGACGTCGACTCCGACGTGAGTTAG
- the proC gene encoding pyrroline-5-carboxylate reductase produces MSNIAVIGAGNIGEALISGLVNSGVDPETITATNRTPQRSEELNRRYGVNTTDDNEAATTNADVCFLCVKPYAVTDLIEELSETIASNETATVVVSMAAGVTLGAMTEAAQSAGTPIVRVMPNTPMQVGKGISVVAFGKYVDEDQQELVTELLGACGKVAVVPESLIDAAAALSGSGPAYYFLLTEALVDAGVQMGLPRETAMLLATGTAEGAGAMLARSGKPPADLRADVCSPAGTTVQAVRELEESGMRGAFYRAVEAATNRAAELGE; encoded by the coding sequence ATGAGCAACATTGCAGTCATCGGCGCAGGCAATATCGGTGAGGCCCTGATCTCAGGGCTGGTCAACTCTGGCGTCGACCCGGAAACGATCACAGCGACAAACCGCACTCCGCAGCGCAGCGAGGAGCTGAACCGCCGGTACGGCGTGAACACGACAGACGACAACGAGGCGGCTACGACGAACGCTGACGTGTGCTTTTTGTGCGTGAAGCCGTACGCGGTCACGGATTTGATCGAGGAGCTGTCGGAGACGATCGCGAGCAACGAGACTGCAACTGTCGTCGTCTCCATGGCAGCCGGCGTCACGCTCGGTGCGATGACGGAGGCGGCGCAGAGCGCGGGCACACCCATCGTCCGCGTCATGCCGAACACCCCGATGCAGGTGGGCAAGGGCATCAGCGTCGTTGCATTTGGCAAGTATGTCGATGAGGACCAGCAAGAGCTCGTCACGGAGCTGCTGGGTGCGTGCGGCAAGGTCGCCGTCGTGCCTGAGTCGCTTATCGACGCTGCCGCAGCCCTTTCCGGTTCCGGCCCCGCCTACTACTTCCTCCTCACGGAGGCGTTGGTGGATGCCGGTGTGCAGATGGGGTTGCCGCGTGAGACTGCCATGCTGCTGGCCACGGGTACGGCAGAAGGTGCCGGGGCCATGTTGGCGCGCTCGGGTAAGCCGCCCGCAGATCTACGTGCAGACGTGTGTTCTCCGGCAGGAACGACTGTCCAAGCCGTCCGGGAACTCGAGGAATCCGGGATGCGTGGGGCCTTCTATCGGGCCGTAGAGGCTGCCACCAATCGGGCGGCTGAGCTGGGAGAATAA
- a CDS encoding Ppx/GppA phosphatase family protein produces the protein MRLGVLDVGSNTVHLVAVDAKSGGRPTPMSDWKQSLRLVEMLDSEGNIDDKGVKKLTEAVQEAADLADNLKCEEFLAFATSAVRSATNSQEVLAHLEKKTGVKLKVLSGQDEARLTFLAVRRWYGWSAGRITNLDIGGGSLEMSTGNDEVPDIAVSLDLGAGRLTHEWFDSDPPEKKTVNALRDFIDAELSSAAEEFLVRGEAGLAVGTSKTFRTLARLTGSAPSSAGPYVQRTLTAPGLRQLIAFITRMTASDRAELEGVSSDRSHQIVAGALVAEAAMRALKLDKLDICPWALREGVILRQIDMGQSEGDE, from the coding sequence GTGCGACTAGGTGTATTGGACGTGGGCAGTAACACTGTCCACCTCGTGGCAGTAGATGCAAAAAGCGGCGGCCGCCCGACGCCAATGAGCGACTGGAAGCAGTCGCTGCGGCTCGTGGAAATGCTCGATTCTGAGGGCAACATCGACGACAAGGGCGTGAAAAAGCTCACCGAAGCGGTGCAAGAAGCCGCTGATCTGGCGGATAACCTCAAGTGCGAAGAATTCCTCGCCTTCGCCACCTCTGCGGTGCGGTCTGCCACCAACTCCCAAGAAGTGCTGGCTCACCTGGAAAAGAAGACCGGCGTGAAGCTCAAGGTGCTTTCCGGTCAGGACGAAGCACGGCTGACATTTCTGGCAGTGCGCCGCTGGTACGGCTGGTCCGCTGGGCGCATTACCAACTTGGACATCGGCGGCGGCTCGCTGGAGATGAGCACGGGTAATGACGAAGTCCCGGATATCGCCGTTTCCCTCGACTTGGGTGCTGGCCGCCTGACCCATGAATGGTTTGACTCTGACCCGCCGGAAAAGAAGACGGTGAACGCTCTTCGTGATTTCATTGACGCGGAACTGTCTTCCGCCGCTGAAGAGTTCCTCGTCCGCGGTGAAGCAGGTCTGGCCGTAGGTACCTCGAAGACGTTCCGGACCTTGGCGCGTTTGACCGGTTCCGCTCCGTCGTCCGCTGGCCCCTACGTCCAGCGCACGCTGACGGCTCCGGGTTTGCGCCAGCTCATCGCCTTCATTACCCGCATGACGGCGTCCGATCGGGCGGAACTTGAAGGCGTGTCCTCCGACCGCTCCCACCAAATTGTGGCCGGCGCGCTGGTGGCGGAAGCAGCCATGAGGGCACTGAAACTTGATAAGTTAGATATCTGCCCGTGGGCATTGCGCGAAGGCGTGATCCTGCGTCAGATAGACATGGGACAGTCTGAAGGAGACGAGTAG
- a CDS encoding response regulator produces the protein MTPTILIVEDEESLADPLAYLLRKEGFEAVVAPDGQAALTQFEANNVDLVLLDLMLPGMSGTDVCKKLRATSDVPIIMVTARDTEIDKVVGLELGADDYVTKPYSTRELIARIRAVLRRRSDVADPPGEEESSENILEGGRVRLDVERHTVYVDDQPVPMPLKEFDLLEYLMRNAGRVLTRGQLIDRIWGSDYVGDTKTLDVHVKRLRTKIEQEPSRPEQLITVRGLGYKFEA, from the coding sequence ATGACACCGACCATCCTGATCGTCGAGGATGAGGAATCGCTGGCAGACCCGCTTGCCTACCTTCTGCGCAAGGAAGGCTTTGAGGCGGTTGTCGCGCCGGACGGCCAGGCCGCGCTGACGCAGTTCGAGGCCAATAATGTCGACTTGGTTCTGCTCGACCTGATGCTGCCGGGCATGTCGGGGACCGACGTGTGCAAGAAGCTGCGTGCCACCTCCGATGTGCCGATCATCATGGTCACCGCGCGCGATACGGAAATCGACAAAGTCGTCGGCCTCGAGCTCGGTGCGGATGACTATGTGACCAAGCCGTACTCCACCCGCGAACTGATCGCCCGCATCCGGGCCGTGCTGCGACGCCGTTCCGATGTTGCGGACCCGCCGGGGGAGGAAGAGTCCAGCGAGAACATCCTCGAGGGCGGCCGCGTGCGTCTCGACGTCGAGCGTCACACCGTCTACGTCGACGACCAGCCTGTTCCGATGCCATTGAAGGAATTCGACCTGCTCGAGTACCTTATGCGCAACGCTGGCCGTGTGCTCACCCGCGGTCAGCTCATCGACCGTATCTGGGGTTCGGACTACGTCGGCGACACCAAGACCCTCGACGTGCACGTCAAGCGCCTGCGCACGAAGATCGAACAAGAGCCCTCCCGTCCGGAGCAGCTCATCACTGTCCGCGGGTTGGGCTACAAGTTCGAAGCGTGA
- a CDS encoding sensor histidine kinase: MNYVLAFLAGGIVVALAIGGTTWLRRWRGRTRTSDNPADNQVRTVSQILHLVIQGSPTGVTVVGRKGDVILSNGRAHEMSIVHDRTLNPEVWGVGKQVFEDAETRVLELNLKHRSTGSRVNNVRAVVQPLTLSENSYIIVYSVDESENVRMESARRDFVANVSHELKTPVGGMSLLAEALLEDPNDPEMVTYFGEKLVGEAQRMGAMITDLINLSKLQGAEALPEMAAVTVDEIIDEAMERNLLTAENQEIELNRGERTDTMIMADKSLLVTALSNLITNAINYSPKGQPVSVSQKVVRDSVVLIRVTDRGIGIAPEDQKRVFERFFRVDKARSRQTGGTGLGLAIVKHVVANHGGNIKLWSRLGTGSTFTIELPVHKPDPSSATVVPTEIAELDNKEQQ; the protein is encoded by the coding sequence GTGAATTACGTTCTCGCCTTCCTTGCGGGAGGCATTGTCGTCGCCCTCGCGATCGGCGGAACCACGTGGCTCCGCCGCTGGCGGGGGCGTACCCGTACCAGCGACAACCCCGCAGACAACCAAGTCCGCACAGTCAGCCAGATCCTGCACTTGGTCATCCAGGGGTCGCCGACCGGTGTCACTGTCGTGGGCAGAAAAGGCGACGTCATCCTGTCCAACGGCCGCGCCCACGAGATGTCGATTGTGCATGACAGGACGCTGAACCCGGAGGTGTGGGGCGTCGGCAAGCAAGTGTTTGAGGACGCAGAGACCCGCGTCTTGGAATTGAACCTCAAGCACCGCTCGACCGGCTCCCGCGTGAACAACGTGCGCGCGGTGGTGCAGCCGCTGACTTTGTCGGAGAACAGCTACATCATCGTGTACTCGGTGGACGAGTCTGAAAATGTGCGCATGGAATCCGCCCGCCGCGACTTCGTGGCGAACGTCTCGCATGAGCTGAAAACCCCCGTCGGCGGCATGTCGTTGCTGGCCGAGGCTCTGCTGGAGGACCCGAACGACCCGGAGATGGTCACCTACTTCGGTGAGAAACTGGTCGGGGAAGCTCAACGCATGGGCGCAATGATCACCGACCTGATCAATCTGTCCAAGCTGCAGGGTGCTGAAGCGCTCCCGGAAATGGCCGCCGTGACCGTCGACGAGATCATCGACGAAGCGATGGAACGCAACCTTCTCACTGCCGAAAACCAAGAGATCGAGCTCAACCGCGGCGAACGCACCGACACAATGATCATGGCAGACAAGTCTCTGTTGGTCACGGCTCTGTCGAACCTGATCACAAACGCGATCAATTACTCGCCGAAAGGTCAGCCAGTCAGCGTTAGCCAAAAAGTCGTCCGCGATTCGGTGGTGCTCATCCGCGTCACTGACCGCGGCATTGGTATCGCGCCGGAAGACCAGAAGCGTGTGTTCGAGCGTTTCTTCCGCGTGGACAAGGCGCGGTCGAGACAGACGGGCGGGACGGGGCTCGGTTTGGCCATCGTCAAGCACGTCGTGGCAAACCATGGCGGTAATATCAAGCTGTGGTCGCGTTTGGGAACGGGATCAACGTTCACGATCGAGTTGCCGGTGCACAAACCGGACCCGTCGAGTGCAACGGTCGTTCCCACAGAGATCGCCGAGTTGGACAATAAGGAGCAGCAATGA
- a CDS encoding phosphoglyceromutase has product MSNGKLILVRHGQSTWNESNQFTGWVDVDLTEKGETEAVNAGKLMKEKGILPDIVFTSLLRRAIRTANISLNAADRHWIPVTRNWRLNERHYGKLQGLNKAEIREEFGEEQFMEWRRSYDTPPPEIDTDNEYAQTDDPRYAFLPEVPRTECLKDVVERFLPYYIDSILPQVLDGKNVMVAAHGNSLRALVKYLDNISDEDIAGLNIPTGMPLVYEFDDNGQVTNPGGTYLDPEAAEAGAAAVANQGNK; this is encoded by the coding sequence ATGAGCAACGGAAAGCTAATCCTTGTACGCCACGGACAGAGCACCTGGAACGAGTCCAACCAATTCACAGGCTGGGTCGATGTTGACCTGACTGAAAAGGGCGAGACTGAAGCAGTCAACGCCGGCAAGCTGATGAAGGAAAAAGGCATTCTGCCGGACATCGTGTTCACCTCCCTGCTGCGTCGCGCGATTCGCACCGCGAACATTTCCCTGAATGCAGCCGACCGTCACTGGATCCCGGTGACCCGCAACTGGCGCCTCAACGAGCGCCACTACGGCAAGCTCCAGGGTCTGAACAAGGCAGAGATCCGTGAGGAGTTCGGCGAGGAGCAGTTCATGGAATGGCGCCGCTCTTACGACACTCCGCCTCCGGAGATCGACACGGACAACGAGTACGCGCAAACTGACGACCCGCGCTACGCGTTCCTGCCGGAGGTTCCCCGCACCGAGTGCCTCAAGGACGTCGTCGAGCGCTTCCTGCCGTACTACATTGACTCCATCCTGCCGCAGGTCCTGGACGGAAAGAACGTCATGGTTGCAGCGCACGGTAACTCCCTGCGTGCGCTGGTGAAGTACCTGGACAACATTTCCGACGAGGACATTGCCGGACTGAACATTCCCACCGGTATGCCGCTGGTGTACGAGTTCGATGACAACGGCCAAGTAACCAACCCGGGCGGTACCTACCTGGACCCGGAGGCCGCTGAGGCTGGCGCGGCCGCCGTGGCCAACCAGGGCAACAAGTAG
- the mshA gene encoding D-inositol-3-phosphate glycosyltransferase, with protein MRVAMISMHTSPLEQPGSGDAGGMNVYILNIARELAASGTEVDVFTRATRPSQGEVVRVSENLRVVNVVAGPYEGLAKEELPTQLAAFAGGVMQFVRQEGRPYDLIHSHYWLSGQVGWLLRDLAGVPLIHTGHTWAAVKNAAREAAADSDSPETEARRIGEQQLVDNADCIVVNTADETQQLVRYYDAEPERISVVTPGADTRLFTPGTNRNTELARRHLGIPLDSKVIAFVGRMQEFKGPQVLIRAAAELFDRDPDRNVRIIMCGGASGADSSVDFYRAMAHKLGIGRKVRFLGPRPPEELVQIYQAADIVAVPSYNESFGLVAIEAQAAGTPVVAARVGGLPLAVADGETGVLVDGHAPDAWADALEQLLIDDSTRLTMATAAVKRAATFSWAASAEALSQVYDEVLEGFTPMDHRDATGE; from the coding sequence ATGCGCGTGGCCATGATCTCTATGCACACCTCCCCGCTGGAGCAGCCGGGGTCCGGCGATGCTGGCGGGATGAACGTTTACATTCTCAACATCGCCCGCGAGCTCGCAGCAAGCGGCACCGAGGTGGACGTGTTCACCCGTGCGACGAGGCCCAGCCAGGGCGAGGTGGTGCGCGTCAGCGAGAATTTGCGGGTGGTCAATGTCGTCGCCGGCCCTTACGAGGGTCTGGCCAAAGAAGAGCTGCCCACCCAGCTCGCCGCCTTCGCCGGTGGTGTGATGCAGTTTGTCCGGCAGGAAGGCCGTCCCTACGACCTGATCCATTCCCACTATTGGCTCTCCGGCCAGGTGGGGTGGCTGTTGCGTGACCTTGCCGGGGTGCCGCTGATCCACACTGGTCACACGTGGGCGGCGGTGAAGAACGCGGCGCGCGAAGCTGCGGCGGACTCGGATTCCCCAGAGACGGAGGCCCGCCGCATTGGCGAGCAGCAGCTCGTGGACAACGCCGATTGCATCGTGGTCAACACTGCTGACGAGACCCAACAGCTAGTCCGCTATTACGATGCCGAGCCTGAGCGGATCAGCGTGGTCACCCCCGGCGCTGACACGCGCCTGTTCACGCCGGGCACGAACCGCAACACGGAGCTTGCCCGCCGCCACCTGGGCATCCCGTTGGACAGCAAAGTGATCGCGTTCGTGGGCCGCATGCAGGAGTTCAAGGGGCCGCAGGTGCTTATCCGGGCGGCTGCGGAATTGTTCGACCGCGACCCGGACCGCAACGTGCGCATCATCATGTGCGGTGGCGCGTCGGGTGCGGATTCATCGGTCGACTTCTACCGTGCGATGGCCCATAAGCTGGGCATTGGCCGCAAGGTTCGCTTCTTGGGGCCGCGCCCGCCAGAAGAGCTCGTCCAGATCTACCAGGCCGCAGATATTGTCGCGGTGCCCAGCTACAACGAGTCATTCGGTCTTGTCGCCATCGAGGCGCAGGCCGCGGGCACGCCAGTCGTCGCGGCGCGGGTGGGCGGTCTGCCTCTGGCCGTCGCGGACGGGGAAACGGGAGTGCTTGTCGACGGTCACGCTCCCGACGCGTGGGCGGACGCGCTCGAGCAGTTGCTTATCGACGACTCCACCCGCCTCACCATGGCCACCGCCGCCGTGAAACGGGCTGCCACGTTCAGTTGGGCGGCGTCAGCCGAAGCACTCTCGCAGGTGTACGACGAGGTGCTAGAGGGGTTCACCCCCATGGATCACAGGGACGCCACGGGGGAGTAG
- a CDS encoding MinD/ParA family protein, translating to MTDLYQKYANTGLGEWVPDGPVPQPEVRAEAGQGSVDKHAESHKRAPQSLDQANVVRGVKAPPAKGWRKLVHGASGGRINPGASRKELAAATLEEAMRTPLRGDYRIAVMSLKGGVGKTTTTVALGSVLAESRGDRVIAIDANPDFGTLAQRVAAPGPATIRDLLAASDTSRYAHVRGFTTQGASRLEVIGSERDPAVSEAFSEYDYRRAVDILQHHYNLILTDCGTGLMHSAMAGVLDLANTLILVSSPALDGAQSASATLDWLNLHGYDRLAANAVVVVSSATPKSPVNMDSVVAHFGARTRAVHVIPYDPHLAEGAVVDIARLHPRTMQAYRELAATVASDFGQWHKHAR from the coding sequence GGCCCGTCCCGCAGCCGGAGGTGCGAGCTGAGGCGGGGCAGGGGTCCGTCGATAAGCATGCTGAAAGCCACAAGCGAGCGCCGCAGAGCCTCGACCAGGCAAACGTCGTGCGCGGCGTCAAAGCACCCCCGGCGAAAGGGTGGCGCAAGCTCGTCCATGGTGCCTCGGGTGGACGGATCAATCCCGGTGCCTCTCGCAAAGAATTGGCGGCCGCGACGTTAGAGGAAGCCATGCGCACTCCGCTGCGGGGCGATTACCGGATCGCGGTAATGTCGCTCAAGGGCGGGGTGGGCAAGACGACAACGACGGTCGCGTTGGGGTCGGTATTGGCGGAATCGCGCGGTGACAGGGTGATCGCCATTGACGCGAACCCGGACTTCGGCACCTTGGCCCAACGTGTCGCCGCGCCGGGCCCAGCGACGATCCGCGATCTACTCGCGGCCTCAGACACGTCGCGGTACGCGCACGTCCGCGGGTTTACCACGCAAGGGGCTTCCCGCCTCGAAGTCATTGGCTCCGAACGCGACCCGGCCGTGTCGGAGGCGTTCAGCGAGTACGACTACCGCCGTGCCGTCGACATCCTGCAGCACCACTACAACCTCATCCTCACTGACTGCGGGACAGGGCTGATGCACTCTGCCATGGCGGGCGTGTTGGATTTGGCCAACACGTTGATCCTGGTCAGCTCGCCGGCTCTCGACGGCGCACAGTCCGCCTCGGCGACTTTGGACTGGCTCAACCTGCACGGTTATGACAGGCTCGCGGCCAACGCGGTCGTTGTGGTGTCGTCGGCCACGCCGAAGTCGCCGGTGAACATGGACAGTGTGGTCGCGCACTTCGGCGCGCGGACCCGGGCCGTGCACGTGATTCCTTATGACCCGCACCTTGCTGAAGGTGCCGTGGTCGACATTGCGCGCCTGCACCCGCGGACAATGCAGGCATACCGCGAGCTCGCGGCTACTGTCGCCAGCGACTTCGGGCAGTGGCATAAGCACGCGCGATAG